The following coding sequences are from one Lycium ferocissimum isolate CSIRO_LF1 chromosome 3, AGI_CSIRO_Lferr_CH_V1, whole genome shotgun sequence window:
- the LOC132048795 gene encoding uncharacterized protein LOC132048795, whose amino-acid sequence MNSNLIPSGLHTPFAYFELQEVFPALGSPYLRTLLTDQYPKTKLGALNFVVPHSWPVDHQVEDVAELMSNGTWNVQTLLQLFSEDIVQHIVQEIGIKHVSNEWDTLWWMMTSSGKFIEGSAWELLGQRANVTVPFHNMWIKGVPFKISFFLWRLWKFKVPVDEVVASIGIAIVSKCCCCNSAQPESINHLFLCGDFAAKVWSVFNAAAGLTMNYVQVKHAIRSWWGAKCRHKLKPVFKAISAFIVWQIWKWRNNQLHEGTMTFNRVIYHINLNIHLLCKVLFPGLNVPKRWFKCNRGNPGPSFAAFCITNEEGDLVYAAAKKLQDGSNLVAEAEAIRMGLIYFLDKKLFPLIIETDSMVMKMILAAEWKIQWGISMVVEDIQRMRRDQMVIVVHIHREGNGLADFLTNMVFDFAEQYKIELQTDDQAYKRAISNMQTELVLVWTDAASVLRFESGLDYIQQKMPTDEYN is encoded by the exons ATGAACTCCAATCTTATACCTTCCGGTCTACATACTCCTTTTGCCTATTTTGAGTTGCAAGAAGTTTTTCCTGCATTAGGTTCACCTTATCTAAGGACTCTCTTAACAGATCAGTaccccaag ACTAAACTAGGTGCTCTTAACTTTGTGGTTCCTCATAGCTGGCCAGTCGATCATCAGGTTGAAGATGTGGCTGAATTAATGTCAAATGGCACCTGGAATGTCCAAACACTCCTGCAGTTATTCTCTGAAGATATTGTGCAGCATATAGTGCAGGAAATTGGCATTAAGCATGTATCTAATGAATGGGATACACTATGGTGGATGATGACTAGCTCAGGAAAGTTTATTGAAGGCAGTGCATGGGAGTTGCTGGGACAAAGAGCCAATGTAACAGTGCCTTTTCATAACATGTGGATCAAGGGTGTGCCATTCAAGATTTCCTTCTTCTTATGGAGACTTTGGAAGTTTAAAGTGCCAGTAGATGAGGTGGTGGCAAGCATTGGCATTGCTATAGTTTCTAAATGTTGCTGCTGTAATTCTGCTCAGCCTGAATCCATTAATCATTTATTTCTCTGTGGAGATTTTGCTGCCAAAGTTTGGAGTGTCTTTAATGCAGCAGCTGGATTGACCATGAATTATGTTCAAGTTAAACATGCTATCAGAAGCTGGTGGGGGGCAAAATGTCGTCATAAGCTGAAACCTGTTTTTAAAGCTATTTCTGCTTTTATTGTTTGGCAAATATGGAAATGGAGAAACAATCAATTACATGAAGGCACCATGACTTTTAATAGGGTGATATATCATATCAATCTGAACATACACTTGTTATGCAAGGTGTTGTTCCCTGGGctgaatgttccaaaaag ATGGTTTAAGTGTAATCGAGGTAATCCAGGGCCAAGTTTTGCTGCTTTTTGCATCACGAATGAGGAGGGAGATTTGGTGTATGCTGCTGCTAAGAAGTTACAGGATGGATCAAATTTGGTAGCAGAAGCTGAGGCTATTAGAATGGGGTTGATATACTTCTTAGATAAGAAACTATTCCCACTGATTATAGAGACTGACTCAATGGTAATGAAGATGATCCTTGCTGCAGAATGGAAAATCCAATGGGGTATTTCAATGGTGGTGGAGGATATtcaaagaatgagaagagatcAGATGGTGATTGTGGTGCACATACACAGAGAAGGGAATGGACTTGCTGATTTTTTAACTAACatggtttttgattttgcag AACAATACAAGATAGAGCTCCAGACTGATGATCAGGCATACAAAAGAGCCATTTCCAATATGCAGACTGAACTAGTACTAGTATGGACTGATGCAGCATCTGTGTTAAG GTTTGAGAGTGGCCTGGATTATATACAACAGAAGATGCCCACAGATGAATACAACTAA